From the Caballeronia sp. NK8 genome, one window contains:
- a CDS encoding DUF2939 domain-containing protein: MSRTTRSVVAALVVLILVAALGFIYASPYIALDRVKRAADARDAQTVNQYVDFPALRASLKEQVAALLTRRVDIQKSGNPLAIIGAMIGAALVGPLVDSYATPDGVAAILNGIPPRGDPGERPPQAGNGGASASAADAPASGVTAAQPAPKAPPQTTAGYRSLNTFVVTYQHGAGDARYSAIFRRDGLVSWKLVAVDLNG, from the coding sequence ATGTCCCGCACTACCCGTTCTGTCGTTGCCGCGCTCGTCGTTCTGATTCTCGTCGCGGCGCTCGGTTTCATCTACGCGTCACCTTACATCGCGCTGGACCGCGTGAAGCGCGCGGCCGATGCGCGCGACGCGCAGACAGTCAATCAATACGTCGATTTTCCCGCGTTGCGCGCGAGTCTCAAGGAACAGGTCGCCGCGCTGCTGACGCGGCGTGTCGATATCCAGAAAAGCGGCAATCCGCTCGCGATCATCGGAGCGATGATCGGTGCGGCGCTCGTCGGTCCGCTGGTCGATTCCTACGCGACCCCGGACGGCGTCGCGGCCATTCTGAACGGCATTCCACCGCGCGGCGATCCGGGAGAACGTCCGCCACAGGCGGGCAATGGCGGCGCATCGGCGAGTGCCGCAGACGCGCCCGCATCCGGTGTCACGGCCGCGCAGCCAGCGCCGAAAGCGCCGCCGCAGACCACGGCGGGCTACCGAAGCCTGAACACGTTCGTCGTCACGTATCAGCACGGAGCCGGCGATGCGCGTTACTCGGCGATTTTCCGCCGCGACGGACTCGTGTCGTGGAAGCTCGTCGCGGTCGATCTCAACGGCTGA
- a CDS encoding asparaginase: MNTSSLPRIAVLATGGTIAGQASDASKTAGYKAGVVGVDKLLDAVPALGSVARIHAEQIASIDSKDMSAALWTTLSRRVAALLAQDDIDGVVVTHGTDTLEETAYLLHLTVKSAKPVVLTAAMRPSTALSADGPLNLLNAVTVAASKDAAGQGVLVAFNNQIHSARDVTKTSTYAVDAFRSPETGALGFVQDGRVEFQRTVVRPHTLASEFDVAAAQWPMVEIVASYADVSRVVVDALVAAGVKGIVVAGTGNGSMHATLTQALVDAAKQGVAVVRASRVGAGHVMRNGAANDDALGSISAGTLNPYKARVLLMLALASGADDLQRVFDMY, from the coding sequence ATGAATACTTCCTCTCTCCCTCGCATCGCCGTGCTGGCAACGGGCGGCACCATCGCCGGACAGGCCAGCGATGCCTCGAAGACGGCGGGCTACAAGGCAGGCGTCGTCGGCGTCGACAAATTGCTCGATGCCGTGCCTGCGCTCGGTTCCGTCGCCCGCATCCACGCCGAGCAGATCGCGAGCATCGACAGCAAGGACATGAGCGCCGCGTTGTGGACGACGCTGAGCCGCCGTGTCGCCGCGTTGCTCGCGCAGGACGATATCGATGGTGTCGTCGTCACGCACGGCACCGATACGCTCGAAGAAACCGCCTATCTGCTGCATCTGACTGTGAAGAGCGCGAAGCCCGTCGTGCTGACGGCCGCGATGCGCCCATCGACCGCGCTTTCCGCCGATGGCCCGTTGAACCTGCTCAATGCGGTGACGGTGGCGGCTTCGAAGGATGCGGCGGGGCAGGGCGTGCTGGTCGCGTTCAATAACCAGATTCACAGCGCGCGCGATGTCACCAAGACGAGCACTTACGCGGTCGATGCGTTTCGCTCGCCTGAAACGGGCGCGCTCGGGTTCGTGCAGGATGGGCGCGTCGAGTTTCAACGCACAGTCGTGCGGCCGCATACCCTTGCAAGTGAATTCGATGTGGCCGCCGCGCAGTGGCCGATGGTCGAGATCGTTGCGAGTTACGCGGATGTGTCGCGGGTGGTGGTCGATGCGCTCGTTGCTGCGGGCGTGAAGGGCATCGTCGTGGCGGGCACCGGCAACGGGTCGATGCATGCGACGCTTACTCAGGCGCTGGTCGATGCTGCGAAGCAGGGCGTTGCAGTGGTGCGCGCGTCGCGCGTGGGGGCGGGGCATGTGATGCGCAACGGCGCCGCGAATGACGATGCGCTCGGGAGCATCAGTGCGGGGACGCTCAACCCTTATAAGGCGCGGGTGTTGTTGATGCTTGCTCTGGCTTCGGGGGCTGACGACCTGCAGC
- the lexA gene encoding transcriptional repressor LexA, with product MTKTSKLTARQQQVFELIQRAIDRTGFPPTRAEIAAELGFSSANSAEEHLRALARKGVIELAAGSSRGIRLLGDTSRIDRSDELPHQFTLPHQSIMQLSLPLVGRVAAGSPILAQEHISQHYSCDPALFSDKPDYLLKVRGLSMRDAGILDGDLLAVQKRNEAKDGQIVVARLGDDVTVKRWKRRPDGVELIAENPDYENIFVRSGNSDFALEGIAVGLIRSGEF from the coding sequence GTGACCAAGACATCCAAACTTACCGCGCGGCAACAGCAGGTGTTCGAGCTCATCCAGCGTGCGATCGACCGCACCGGCTTCCCGCCTACGCGCGCCGAGATTGCGGCCGAGCTGGGTTTCAGCTCGGCGAATTCCGCCGAGGAGCACCTTCGGGCGCTGGCGCGCAAGGGCGTGATCGAGCTGGCGGCGGGTTCGTCGCGCGGCATCCGGCTGCTCGGCGATACATCGCGCATCGACCGCTCCGACGAGTTGCCGCACCAGTTCACGCTGCCGCATCAGAGCATCATGCAACTATCGCTGCCGCTCGTCGGGCGGGTCGCGGCAGGTAGCCCGATCCTCGCGCAGGAGCACATCTCGCAGCACTACTCGTGCGATCCCGCGCTCTTCTCTGACAAGCCCGACTATCTGCTGAAGGTGCGCGGGCTGTCGATGCGCGACGCGGGCATCCTCGATGGCGACCTGCTCGCCGTGCAGAAGCGCAACGAAGCGAAGGACGGACAGATCGTCGTCGCGCGTCTGGGCGACGACGTCACGGTGAAACGCTGGAAACGCCGCCCCGACGGCGTCGAGCTGATCGCCGAGAACCCGGATTACGAAAACATTTTCGTGCGCTCCGGCAACAGCGATTTCGCGCTCGAAGGCATCGCTGTCGGACTGATCCGCTCGGGCGAGTTCTGA
- the cysW gene encoding sulfate ABC transporter permease subunit CysW — MSTPNSKALPVNAAARIHENSLNPVTEPRAVRWLLTGIALVFLALFLVVPLVAVFVQAFAKGIDYYFESLKDPDAWSAIKLTLMTAAIAVPLNVVFGLAASWAIAKFEFRGKALLTTLIDLPFSVSPVISGLIYVLMFGAQGWFGPWLAAHDVQIIFAVPGIVLATIFVTFPFVARELIPLMQAQGNDEEEAAHVLGASGWQIFRRVTLPNVKWGLLYGVILCNARAMGEFGAVSVVSGHIRGQTDTMPLHVEILYNEYNFSAAFAVASLLALLALVTLGLKLLAERRMTQAITEAKTTAPS, encoded by the coding sequence ATGAGCACGCCAAACAGCAAGGCGCTGCCGGTGAACGCCGCCGCGCGCATCCACGAGAACAGCCTCAACCCGGTCACCGAGCCGCGCGCCGTGCGCTGGCTGCTGACGGGCATCGCGCTCGTGTTCCTGGCGCTCTTTCTCGTCGTGCCGCTCGTCGCCGTGTTCGTGCAGGCGTTCGCGAAAGGCATCGACTATTATTTCGAGTCTCTGAAGGACCCGGATGCGTGGTCGGCCATCAAGCTGACGCTCATGACCGCCGCGATTGCCGTGCCGCTGAATGTGGTGTTCGGGCTGGCGGCGTCGTGGGCCATCGCGAAGTTCGAGTTTCGCGGCAAGGCGCTCTTGACCACGCTGATCGATCTGCCGTTCTCCGTGTCGCCGGTGATCTCGGGTCTCATCTACGTGCTGATGTTCGGCGCGCAGGGCTGGTTCGGCCCGTGGCTCGCCGCGCACGACGTGCAGATTATCTTCGCAGTGCCGGGCATCGTGCTCGCGACGATCTTCGTGACGTTCCCGTTCGTCGCGCGCGAGCTGATTCCGCTGATGCAGGCGCAGGGCAACGACGAAGAGGAAGCGGCCCATGTGCTCGGCGCGTCGGGCTGGCAGATTTTCCGGCGCGTGACGCTGCCCAACGTGAAGTGGGGCCTGCTCTACGGCGTGATTCTCTGCAACGCGCGCGCGATGGGCGAGTTCGGCGCGGTATCGGTGGTCTCGGGCCACATCCGCGGCCAGACCGACACGATGCCGCTGCACGTCGAAATTCTCTACAACGAATACAACTTCTCGGCCGCGTTCGCGGTGGCGTCGTTGCTTGCGCTTCTTGCGCTCGTGACGCTCGGGCTGAAGCTCCTCGCGGAGCGGCGCATGACGCAAGCCATCACCGAAGCCAAGACAACCGCACCGAGTTAA
- a CDS encoding CysB family HTH-type transcriptional regulator: MNFQQLRFVREAVRQNMNLTEVANVLYTSQSGVSKQIKDLEDELGVDIFIRRGKRLTGLTEPGKEVHQLIERMLLDAENLRRVARQFADQDNGHLVVATTHTQARYALPKVIRQFTEVFPKVHLALRQGSPQQIAQMIINGEADIGISTEALDRYPDIVTFPCYSWHHTVVVPKDHPLVGRENITLEQIAEYPIVTYDQDFTGRSHVDQAFASAGALPDIVLTAIDADVIKTYVELGMGIGIVAAMAYDAKRDTELVALDTQHLFEASTTRVGLRKGAFLRAYAYRLIEMFAPQLDEAQIAAQLREAA; the protein is encoded by the coding sequence ATGAACTTCCAGCAATTGCGCTTCGTGCGCGAGGCCGTGCGTCAGAACATGAATCTGACGGAGGTCGCCAACGTGCTCTATACGTCTCAGTCGGGCGTATCGAAACAGATCAAGGATCTCGAGGACGAACTCGGCGTCGATATCTTCATTCGCCGGGGCAAGCGTCTGACCGGTCTCACCGAGCCGGGCAAGGAAGTGCATCAACTGATCGAGCGCATGCTGCTCGACGCCGAAAACCTGCGGCGCGTCGCGCGCCAGTTCGCGGATCAGGACAACGGCCATCTGGTTGTCGCGACCACGCACACGCAGGCGCGTTACGCGCTGCCGAAGGTGATTCGCCAGTTCACCGAGGTGTTCCCGAAGGTGCATCTCGCGCTGCGCCAGGGCAGCCCGCAGCAGATCGCGCAGATGATCATCAACGGCGAGGCGGATATCGGCATCTCGACCGAGGCGCTCGACCGCTATCCGGACATCGTCACGTTCCCGTGCTATTCGTGGCATCACACGGTCGTGGTGCCGAAGGATCATCCGCTCGTCGGACGCGAGAACATCACGCTGGAGCAGATCGCCGAGTATCCGATCGTCACCTACGATCAGGACTTTACCGGCCGCTCGCACGTCGACCAGGCGTTCGCGAGCGCGGGCGCGCTGCCCGATATCGTGCTCACCGCGATCGACGCCGACGTCATCAAGACGTATGTGGAACTGGGCATGGGCATCGGCATCGTCGCGGCGATGGCGTATGACGCGAAGCGCGACACCGAACTCGTCGCGCTCGACACGCAGCATCTGTTCGAGGCCAGCACGACGCGGGTCGGTTTGCGCAAGGGCGCGTTCCTGCGCGCGTACGCGTATCGGCTGATCGAAATGTTCGCGCCGCAACTCGATGAGGCGCAGATCGCGGCCCAGCTTCGCGAAGCGGCGTGA
- a CDS encoding sulfate/molybdate ABC transporter ATP-binding protein — translation MSIIVRNLQKRFGDFTALDNVTLDFPAGELVALLGPSGCGKTTLLRVIAGLEFADAGQVVLHGEDVAEVGARERQVGFVFQHYALFRHMTVFENVAFGLRVKPRRERPSEAVIREKVHELLKLVQLDWLAERFPSELSGGQRQRIALARALAVEPKVLLLDEPFGALDAKVRKELRSWLRRLHDDLHISTLFVTHDQEEALEVADRIVVMNHGHVEQVGSPQDVYDHPQTSFVYEFLGAANRLQGNVDANGFVVDGAASPIAAQAHFSGRALAYVRPHDLALYPADGTHRDGIVVGVRRVVTLGGSVRVELEGNAGSVIEAELDREAWRALKLDIGDGVTAVPRALRVFPAPTPAQ, via the coding sequence ATGAGCATCATCGTTCGCAATCTGCAAAAACGCTTCGGCGATTTCACCGCGCTCGACAACGTCACGCTCGATTTTCCGGCGGGCGAACTGGTCGCGCTGCTCGGACCTTCGGGCTGTGGCAAGACCACGCTGCTGCGCGTGATCGCGGGCCTCGAATTCGCCGATGCGGGACAGGTCGTGCTGCACGGCGAGGACGTCGCGGAAGTCGGCGCGCGTGAGCGTCAGGTCGGCTTCGTGTTCCAGCATTACGCGCTGTTCCGGCATATGACCGTGTTCGAAAACGTCGCGTTCGGTCTGCGCGTTAAACCGCGCCGCGAGCGTCCGAGCGAAGCCGTGATCCGCGAGAAAGTGCATGAACTTCTCAAACTCGTGCAGCTCGACTGGCTCGCGGAGCGCTTTCCGTCGGAACTGTCCGGCGGGCAGCGGCAGCGTATCGCGCTCGCGCGGGCGCTTGCCGTCGAGCCGAAAGTGCTGCTGCTCGACGAACCGTTCGGCGCGCTCGACGCCAAGGTTCGCAAGGAACTGCGCAGCTGGCTGCGCCGTCTGCACGACGATTTGCATATCTCGACGCTCTTCGTCACGCACGACCAGGAAGAGGCGCTCGAAGTGGCGGACCGCATCGTGGTGATGAATCACGGGCATGTGGAGCAGGTGGGCAGCCCGCAAGACGTGTACGATCATCCGCAGACGTCGTTCGTCTACGAGTTCCTCGGCGCGGCGAACCGGCTGCAAGGAAACGTCGATGCCAACGGCTTCGTCGTCGATGGCGCTGCGAGCCCGATCGCCGCCCAGGCGCATTTCAGCGGCCGCGCGCTCGCCTATGTGCGTCCGCACGACCTCGCGCTGTACCCCGCCGATGGCACGCATCGCGATGGCATCGTGGTGGGCGTGCGGCGCGTCGTGACGCTGGGAGGCTCGGTGCGCGTCGAGCTCGAAGGCAACGCGGGCAGCGTCATCGAGGCGGAGCTGGATCGCGAGGCCTGGCGCGCGCTCAAGCTCGATATCGGCGATGGCGTGACGGCCGTGCCGCGCGCGCTGCGCGTATTTCCGGCCCCGACGCCGGCGCAATGA
- the cysT gene encoding sulfate ABC transporter permease subunit CysT yields the protein MTTLTFKKPSALPGFGLTLGITVAYLSLVVLIPLAATFAKTATLDWAQFVRAVTSPRVLASYRLTFSAALGGALINAVFGFLVAWVLVRYTFPFKRIVDAIVDLPFALPTSVAGISLAAVYAGNGWIGQFLAPLGIKVAFTPLGVLVALTFIGLPFVVRTVQPVLEDFEREQEEAAACLGATRWLTFRRVVLPSLFPALLTGFALAFARALGEYGSVIFIAGNVPMKSEITSLLIITKLEQYDYAGATALAVVMLCVSFLMLLLINTLQWFLQRRTGKTGAAPAVAVGPSLHVGHQGGGRA from the coding sequence ATGACGACCCTCACATTCAAGAAGCCGAGCGCGCTTCCCGGGTTCGGCCTGACGCTCGGCATCACGGTGGCGTACTTAAGCCTCGTGGTGCTGATTCCGCTTGCCGCCACCTTCGCGAAGACCGCGACGCTCGACTGGGCGCAGTTCGTGCGCGCGGTGACTTCGCCGCGCGTGCTGGCGTCTTACCGGCTGACGTTCAGCGCCGCGCTCGGCGGCGCGCTCATCAACGCGGTGTTCGGCTTTCTGGTCGCGTGGGTGCTCGTGCGCTACACGTTTCCGTTCAAGCGCATCGTCGACGCGATCGTCGATTTGCCGTTTGCGCTGCCGACCTCGGTCGCCGGCATCTCGCTCGCGGCGGTCTATGCGGGCAACGGCTGGATCGGGCAGTTTCTCGCGCCGCTCGGCATCAAGGTCGCGTTCACGCCGCTCGGTGTGCTCGTCGCGCTGACGTTCATCGGCTTGCCGTTCGTCGTGCGTACTGTGCAGCCGGTGCTCGAAGACTTCGAGCGCGAACAGGAAGAAGCCGCCGCGTGCCTCGGCGCGACGCGCTGGCTCACGTTTCGACGCGTCGTGCTGCCTTCGCTTTTTCCCGCGCTTTTGACCGGCTTCGCGCTCGCGTTCGCGCGCGCGCTCGGCGAGTACGGCTCGGTCATCTTCATCGCAGGCAACGTGCCGATGAAATCGGAGATCACGTCGCTGCTCATCATCACGAAGCTCGAACAGTACGACTACGCCGGCGCAACCGCGCTTGCCGTGGTGATGCTTTGCGTGTCGTTCCTGATGCTGCTGCTCATCAATACGCTGCAATGGTTCCTGCAGCGGCGCACCGGCAAGACGGGCGCGGCGCCTGCCGTCGCGGTCGGCCCCTCGCTGCATGTCGGACATCAGGGCGGAGGTCGCGCATGA
- a CDS encoding universal stress protein, protein MDSYRKILLCYDGSREGRKALRQGANLALDLNAETHVLAVVDMRSSIAQSAGLLTDMACGRFEEAARDILQEGVEWLRERGLQAQGHFAFGHPIDEIAALAESLQVDLVVVGHRCRSGLARWWMGAGNTPLLDRVKCSILVAVCQAGESAEAEDEAAYAAKPVKAEAGA, encoded by the coding sequence ATGGATAGCTATCGAAAAATCCTGCTGTGCTATGACGGCTCCAGAGAGGGTCGCAAGGCATTGCGGCAAGGCGCGAATCTCGCGCTGGATCTGAATGCCGAGACGCACGTCCTCGCGGTGGTCGACATGCGCTCCAGCATCGCGCAGAGCGCCGGACTGCTAACCGATATGGCCTGCGGACGCTTCGAAGAGGCCGCGCGCGACATCCTGCAGGAAGGCGTGGAATGGCTGCGCGAACGCGGTCTTCAGGCGCAGGGGCATTTCGCGTTCGGCCATCCGATCGACGAAATCGCGGCGCTCGCGGAAAGCCTGCAGGTCGATCTCGTCGTGGTCGGGCATCGGTGCCGCAGCGGACTTGCGCGCTGGTGGATGGGCGCAGGCAACACGCCGCTGCTCGATCGCGTGAAATGCAGCATTCTCGTTGCCGTGTGTCAGGCGGGTGAATCGGCGGAAGCCGAAGACGAAGCGGCTTACGCGGCGAAACCGGTCAAGGCCGAAGCCGGCGCCTGA
- a CDS encoding sulfate ABC transporter substrate-binding protein gives MQSITLGLGKGARRLFAAAALTAASFGMVASAHAQTSFLNVSYDPTRELYQDFNQAFAKKWKADTGETVTFKQSHGGSGGQARAVLDGLQADVVTLALAYDIDALASKGLVNADWQKRLPDNASPYTSTIVFLVRKGNPKHIKDWDDLAKPGVSIVTPNPKTSGGARWNYLAAWAYAQHKPGGNEQTAKDFVTKLYKNAGVLDSGARGATTSFVQRGQGDVLIAWENEAFLSVKEFGTDKFEIVVPTVSILAEPPVAVVDKVVDKHGTRKLAEAYLKYLYSDEGQTIAARNFYRPRSDKVPAELTKQFPKLKLYTIDDTFGGWTKAQKTHFADGGVFDSIYQPQ, from the coding sequence ATGCAAAGCATCACACTGGGATTAGGCAAGGGCGCGCGGCGTCTGTTCGCGGCGGCGGCGCTGACGGCCGCGAGCTTCGGCATGGTCGCGTCCGCGCACGCGCAGACGTCGTTTCTGAATGTCTCCTACGACCCGACCCGCGAGTTGTATCAGGACTTCAACCAGGCGTTCGCGAAGAAGTGGAAGGCCGATACGGGCGAGACGGTCACCTTCAAGCAGTCGCACGGCGGTTCGGGCGGACAGGCGCGCGCGGTGCTCGACGGCCTGCAGGCGGACGTCGTGACGCTCGCGCTCGCCTATGACATCGATGCGCTCGCTTCCAAGGGCCTCGTCAACGCGGACTGGCAGAAGCGCCTGCCGGACAACGCATCGCCGTACACGTCGACGATCGTGTTTCTCGTGCGCAAGGGCAATCCGAAGCACATCAAGGACTGGGACGATCTGGCCAAGCCGGGCGTGTCGATCGTCACGCCGAACCCCAAGACCTCGGGCGGCGCGCGCTGGAACTATCTGGCTGCGTGGGCCTACGCGCAGCACAAGCCGGGCGGCAACGAGCAGACCGCCAAGGATTTCGTGACCAAGCTCTACAAGAACGCCGGCGTGCTCGATTCCGGCGCGCGCGGCGCCACGACGAGCTTCGTGCAGCGCGGCCAGGGCGACGTACTGATCGCGTGGGAAAACGAGGCGTTTCTCTCGGTGAAGGAGTTCGGCACGGACAAGTTCGAGATCGTGGTGCCGACGGTGAGCATTCTGGCCGAGCCGCCGGTCGCGGTGGTTGACAAGGTCGTCGACAAGCACGGCACGCGCAAGCTCGCCGAAGCCTATCTCAAGTATCTGTATAGCGACGAAGGACAGACCATCGCCGCGCGCAACTTCTATCGGCCGCGTTCGGACAAGGTGCCCGCCGAACTCACGAAGCAGTTTCCGAAGCTGAAGCTCTACACCATCGACGACACGTTCGGCGGCTGGACCAAGGCGCAAAAGACGCACTTCGCCGACGGCGGCGTGTTCGATTCGATCTATCAACCGCAATAA